The following are encoded in a window of Saccharothrix longispora genomic DNA:
- a CDS encoding AraC family transcriptional regulator produces MIPELNRLVDLVEERLTDEFDVGALAGTLGTTEYHLRRMFSSLAGMPLSEYVRRRRMTVAAGDVVRGEDDLLGIAVRYGYGSTEAFGRAFRAVHGVGPRDVRRDGGPLRSQPQLRFRLTVEGNTPVDTRLVDRPAFRLIGHAARVPLVHHGANPHIQRHIAALPPEEHLRLKALGDTEPAGLLQVCDDLDPDSAEGSELTYLHGVAVSAGAPVPDDLDAIGVPAGRWAVFRSAGPHPRELQRTWAATATDWFPANPWRLRPGPSIVAVLDRAEDFGTATCELWLPVEPA; encoded by the coding sequence GTGATCCCGGAGCTCAACCGGCTCGTCGACCTGGTCGAGGAGCGGCTCACCGACGAGTTCGACGTCGGCGCGCTCGCCGGAACGCTCGGCACGACCGAGTACCACCTGCGCCGGATGTTCTCGTCGTTGGCGGGCATGCCGCTGTCGGAGTACGTGCGCCGGCGGCGGATGACCGTGGCCGCCGGCGACGTGGTGCGCGGAGAGGACGACCTGCTGGGCATCGCCGTGCGGTACGGCTACGGCTCGACCGAGGCGTTCGGCCGGGCGTTCCGGGCCGTCCACGGCGTCGGTCCCCGGGACGTCCGCCGGGACGGTGGCCCCCTTCGCTCACAACCGCAGCTCAGGTTCCGCCTGACCGTCGAAGGGAACACCCCCGTGGACACCCGCCTCGTCGACCGACCCGCGTTCCGGCTCATCGGGCACGCCGCCCGCGTCCCGCTCGTCCACCACGGCGCCAACCCGCACATCCAGCGGCACATCGCCGCCCTGCCCCCGGAGGAGCACCTGCGGCTCAAGGCGCTCGGTGACACCGAGCCCGCCGGGCTGCTCCAGGTCTGCGACGACCTCGACCCCGACAGCGCCGAGGGCAGTGAACTGACCTACCTGCACGGGGTCGCCGTCTCCGCGGGCGCGCCCGTCCCGGACGACCTCGACGCCATCGGGGTGCCGGCCGGCCGGTGGGCGGTCTTCCGCAGCGCCGGGCCCCACCCGCGGGAGTTGCAGAGGACCTGGGCGGCGACCGCGACGGACTGGTTCCCCGCCAACCCGTGGCGCCTGCGGCCGGGTCCGTCGATCGTCGCGGTCCTCGACCGCGCCGAGGACTTCGGCACCGCGACCTGCGAGCTGTGGCTGCCCGTCGAACCGGCGTGA
- a CDS encoding toll/interleukin-1 receptor domain-containing protein: MPSPTRLPDDDRTGPPEDPRRDYAAFLSYSRAVDGKLAPALARSLRVFAKPWYKRGALRIFRDDDSLSASPGLWSSIRAGLDGAEFFILLASPEAAASVWVDREVAHWLASRGSAANVLVVVTGGEIAWDRERRDFTVGTTCVPPALRGAFAEEPRWVDLRAVREERHLSSRTPVFQDVVADLAATLRHTSKEDIAGEDLKRHRTTRRVATAGTILLAVLALLAGTAAVIASRNARVADEQRAVAEQGRREAVGRELAALATGAVARDPRTALRLGIASHDVHPGAESLAVLRRLLTTTRLDGRVPDRFREGSAAFLPDGRTVVLNDQDVVTLWDVRADTPAKLTTLESRGRPLPSPDGRTLVVLLTTEPGQVQEFDVWDVADLLRPTRVATRSTTLTGVGAMAFSGDSRTFAMAGVTGNATAVLVWDFGDRAGPSVRHELDPGSSALSLALSPDGRTLAVGDGERTGVSADMRLTLWDLSSPSGATRSSTSRFDSGGRIGTLLFSASGDLLVAGGSGPQGDTHVSTLLIDVRDRTDPRPLGQPLPGTRTTAMTAAIDRAGTTLATSGGPDRAVLLWDIKRPEDPVPVGTLTGHTDGVVSLSFSPDGRTLITNDGRDVFLWHVGGRGAPLPVGNVAGGATSDFHHVVGVASAFDGRTLVIGDDEATLGTWDVSAPDRPTRTSTVGHGDGRFPTTAVAMSPDGRLVAVAGRTSADEPAVFLRDLSDPADPRLVAELPEPDFHSVTALGFAPDGRALAVGGRTYGIRDGGANQGSTAIVETWDVADATAPLKVNTVVVGGQSASGMVAAVDFSPDGTLLAVGRSGDSASDRPSLLLWDFTDPRSPRQAGPPLSDGPGRIKAVAFSPDGRTLAAGFGTRSLQDSSDGEVVLWDVSTPRNPVRIGRPLVGHGGEVGAIAFAPDGRTLATTGDELDGRPASLMLWDLTDLPRVHPVGHLSQTRERAVTAVAFAPDGRSLMTGGNSVDARHASATLWDLAPLLDLRDREVRLACAVAGGGLDEDEWRRFVPDLDHRPTCPS; this comes from the coding sequence GTGCCTTCTCCCACCCGATTACCGGACGACGACAGGACGGGACCGCCGGAGGACCCGCGTCGGGACTACGCGGCGTTCCTCTCCTACAGCCGCGCGGTCGACGGCAAGCTCGCGCCGGCCCTGGCGAGGAGCCTGCGGGTCTTCGCGAAGCCCTGGTACAAGCGCGGCGCGCTGAGGATCTTCCGCGACGACGACAGCCTGTCCGCGAGCCCCGGGCTGTGGTCCTCGATCCGGGCCGGGTTGGACGGGGCGGAGTTCTTCATCCTGCTGGCCTCGCCGGAGGCCGCGGCGTCGGTGTGGGTCGACCGGGAGGTGGCCCACTGGTTGGCGAGCCGGGGATCGGCGGCGAACGTCCTGGTCGTCGTCACGGGCGGCGAGATCGCCTGGGACCGGGAGCGCAGGGACTTCACGGTCGGCACCACGTGCGTGCCACCCGCCCTGCGCGGCGCGTTCGCGGAGGAACCCCGGTGGGTGGACCTGCGGGCCGTGCGCGAGGAGCGGCACCTGTCGTCCCGGACGCCCGTGTTCCAGGACGTCGTGGCCGACCTCGCGGCGACCCTGCGGCACACCTCCAAGGAGGACATCGCGGGGGAGGACCTCAAGCGGCACCGGACGACGCGGCGGGTGGCGACGGCGGGCACGATCCTGCTCGCTGTCCTGGCGCTCCTCGCGGGGACGGCGGCCGTCATCGCCTCCCGGAACGCCCGCGTGGCCGACGAGCAGCGGGCCGTCGCCGAGCAGGGGCGGCGCGAGGCCGTCGGGCGTGAGTTGGCGGCGCTGGCGACCGGTGCGGTGGCCCGCGACCCCCGCACCGCGCTCCGCCTGGGGATCGCCTCGCACGACGTCCACCCCGGCGCGGAGTCGCTCGCTGTCCTGCGCCGGCTGCTGACCACCACGAGGCTGGACGGCCGGGTGCCGGACCGGTTCCGGGAGGGGAGCGCCGCGTTCCTGCCCGACGGGCGGACGGTCGTGCTGAACGACCAGGACGTCGTGACGCTGTGGGACGTGCGCGCGGACACCCCCGCGAAGTTGACGACCCTGGAGAGCCGGGGCAGACCCCTCCCGTCCCCCGACGGCAGGACCCTGGTCGTGCTGCTGACCACCGAACCCGGGCAGGTCCAGGAGTTCGACGTGTGGGACGTCGCAGACCTCCTCCGGCCGACGAGGGTCGCGACGCGCTCCACCACGTTGACGGGTGTCGGTGCGATGGCGTTCTCCGGCGACTCGCGGACGTTCGCGATGGCGGGCGTCACCGGCAACGCCACCGCGGTCCTCGTGTGGGACTTCGGTGATCGGGCCGGTCCCTCGGTCCGCCACGAACTCGACCCGGGGTCGTCCGCCCTGTCCCTGGCGCTCTCCCCCGACGGCCGGACGCTTGCCGTCGGCGACGGCGAGCGGACAGGCGTCTCCGCCGACATGCGGCTCACGCTGTGGGACCTCTCCTCCCCCTCGGGTGCCACGCGGTCGAGCACCTCGCGGTTCGACTCCGGCGGCCGGATCGGGACGCTGCTGTTCTCGGCGAGCGGCGACCTGCTCGTCGCGGGTGGGAGCGGACCGCAGGGGGACACGCACGTCTCGACCCTGCTGATCGACGTCCGGGACCGCACCGACCCCCGCCCGCTCGGACAGCCCCTGCCTGGGACGCGCACCACCGCCATGACGGCGGCGATCGACCGCGCCGGCACGACGCTGGCCACGAGTGGTGGCCCCGACCGTGCGGTGCTCCTGTGGGACATCAAACGGCCCGAGGACCCCGTCCCGGTCGGCACGCTGACCGGGCACACCGACGGCGTCGTCTCCCTCTCGTTCTCGCCCGACGGGCGCACGCTGATCACCAACGACGGCCGGGACGTCTTCCTCTGGCACGTCGGTGGCCGGGGTGCCCCACTCCCGGTCGGGAACGTCGCGGGCGGTGCGACCTCCGACTTCCACCACGTCGTGGGCGTGGCATCGGCCTTCGACGGCAGGACGCTGGTCATCGGCGACGACGAGGCCACGCTCGGCACGTGGGACGTGAGCGCGCCGGACCGCCCCACGAGGACGTCGACGGTCGGGCACGGGGACGGGCGGTTCCCGACGACGGCGGTGGCCATGTCGCCCGACGGGCGCCTCGTCGCCGTGGCGGGCAGGACGTCCGCTGACGAGCCGGCCGTGTTCCTCCGGGACCTCTCCGACCCCGCCGACCCGCGCCTGGTCGCCGAGCTGCCCGAACCGGACTTCCACTCGGTGACCGCCCTCGGCTTCGCACCGGACGGGCGGGCGCTCGCCGTCGGGGGCCGGACGTACGGGATTCGCGACGGTGGCGCGAACCAGGGGTCCACGGCGATCGTGGAGACGTGGGACGTCGCGGACGCCACCGCCCCCCTGAAGGTCAACACCGTCGTGGTGGGCGGGCAGAGCGCCTCGGGAATGGTGGCGGCGGTCGACTTCTCGCCCGACGGCACGCTCCTCGCCGTCGGCAGAAGCGGGGACTCGGCGTCGGACAGGCCCTCGCTGCTGCTGTGGGACTTCACCGATCCCCGCAGCCCTCGCCAGGCGGGACCTCCGCTCAGCGACGGGCCCGGCCGGATCAAGGCCGTGGCGTTCTCGCCCGACGGCCGCACCCTGGCCGCCGGCTTCGGCACGCGCAGCCTCCAGGACAGCTCCGACGGCGAAGTGGTCCTGTGGGACGTCTCGACCCCGCGGAACCCCGTCCGCATCGGTCGTCCGCTGGTCGGCCACGGCGGCGAGGTCGGCGCGATCGCCTTCGCGCCGGACGGCCGGACCCTGGCCACCACCGGCGACGAACTGGACGGGAGACCCGCGAGCCTGATGCTCTGGGACCTCACCGACCTGCCCCGCGTCCACCCGGTCGGACACCTGTCCCAGACCCGGGAGCGGGCCGTGACGGCGGTCGCCTTCGCGCCGGACGGCCGTTCGTTGATGACGGGCGGCAACAGCGTCGACGCCCGGCACGCCTCGGCCACCCTCTGGGACCTGGCGCCACTCCTCGACCTGCGGGACCGCGAGGTCCGGCTGGCCTGCGCCGTGGCCGGCGGCGGCCTGGACGAGGACGAGTGGCGCCGGTTCGTGCCCGACCTGGACCACCGACCCACCTGCCCGTCCTGA
- a CDS encoding DUF4231 domain-containing protein yields the protein MPTEKRTLTDDDLPALFHMADAMSQRGQRAYLHALGARLVLAVLAAVFGVFALKAGEVDVAAVGTGVSLLVMLLVELHFRGSSPEATWYDGRALAESAKSMGWRYAVGGSPFPLGGDEREVTLRFVGEMAALLKDGPNSGITLPGRPTISPAMRDLRAADLATRRDTYVERRIRDQEAWYASKSDDNGRKARRAQQVLYAFATAGIVAAFARAFGVIGFDLAGVAGALIAAAAAWSGTKQYSTLARAYAYASQELGIVKERLELLVTDEATWAAEVADAEEAISREHTMWRASRTRAAS from the coding sequence GTGCCGACGGAGAAGAGAACGCTGACCGACGACGACCTGCCCGCCCTGTTCCACATGGCCGATGCGATGTCGCAGCGCGGCCAGCGGGCCTACCTGCACGCGCTGGGTGCCCGCCTGGTGCTCGCCGTCCTCGCGGCGGTGTTCGGCGTGTTCGCCCTCAAGGCCGGCGAGGTCGACGTCGCCGCCGTGGGCACGGGTGTGTCACTGCTGGTCATGCTGCTGGTCGAGTTACACTTCCGCGGCAGCTCGCCGGAGGCCACGTGGTACGACGGCCGGGCGTTGGCCGAGTCGGCGAAGAGCATGGGCTGGCGCTACGCCGTCGGCGGCTCGCCCTTCCCCCTCGGCGGGGACGAACGCGAGGTGACCCTGCGCTTCGTCGGCGAGATGGCCGCGCTGCTCAAGGACGGCCCGAACAGCGGCATCACGTTGCCCGGCCGCCCCACCATCAGCCCCGCCATGCGCGACCTGCGCGCGGCGGACCTGGCGACGCGCAGGGACACCTACGTCGAGCGCCGCATCCGGGACCAGGAAGCCTGGTACGCGAGCAAGTCCGACGACAACGGCCGCAAGGCGCGACGGGCGCAGCAGGTCCTCTACGCCTTCGCCACCGCGGGCATCGTCGCCGCCTTCGCCAGGGCCTTCGGCGTCATCGGCTTCGACCTGGCGGGTGTCGCGGGCGCGCTGATCGCCGCCGCGGCGGCGTGGTCGGGCACGAAGCAGTACTCCACGCTGGCCCGCGCCTACGCCTACGCCTCCCAGGAATTGGGCATCGTCAAGGAGCGGCTGGAGCTGCTGGTGACCGACGAGGCCACCTGGGCGGCGGAGGTCGCCGACGCGGAGGAGGCGATCAGCCGCGAGCACACCATGTGGCGGGCGTCGCGCACCCGTGCCGCGTCCTGA
- a CDS encoding ABC transporter ATP-binding protein, producing MRVLLTGARTMIATAWRSDPRKTAVAVALMAAGAVAAPLLAAALGWMTREVVAGAPGRAVLAGVVVATLAVAVLAFSHFAHLAYYELAELAELDFDERVVEVSNGSAGIEHHERAEHADTWTVLRQEGRRFRTGLEALLNGAGLFLAVVLTAVLLAGRNPLLLLLPVAAVPPLLAGRAAERVLDRARTATAEPTRAALNLFHLATSARLAGELRVSRVQGELRARHGRLWAEATRGLWRAQLTATCLRAAGQVVFAVAYVAGVLLVVRDAMAGRRGVGDVVLVIVLAAQVNQQVATAVSLLQDLQRMAGAYRRLAEVTASVAADAPAPRRGSPPRRLHDGITLDGVAFTYPGTDAPVLHRVDLHLPAGATVAVVGGNGAGKSTLVKLLCGFYRPSEGRVLVDGADLHGTRVDEWRARIAAGFQDFVRYEFPVQEVVGLGDLPRVSSEPAVLAALDRADAAGVPADLPDGLRTHLGKSYADGVELSGGQWQKLALGRALMREEPLLLVLDEPTSALDPEAEHALFQRYAEHAKRVAARTGGITVFVSHRFSTVRSADLIVVVEDGRVVETGDHAALTAAGGLYAELFALQAKAYG from the coding sequence GTGAGGGTCCTGCTGACCGGCGCGCGGACCATGATCGCCACGGCGTGGCGGTCGGACCCGCGCAAGACGGCGGTGGCGGTGGCCCTGATGGCGGCCGGCGCCGTCGCCGCGCCGCTGCTGGCCGCCGCGCTCGGGTGGATGACCCGCGAGGTCGTCGCGGGCGCGCCGGGACGCGCGGTGCTCGCCGGGGTGGTCGTCGCCACGCTGGCGGTGGCGGTGCTGGCGTTCTCGCACTTCGCGCACCTGGCCTACTACGAGCTGGCCGAGCTGGCCGAGCTGGACTTCGACGAGCGGGTGGTCGAGGTGTCGAACGGTTCGGCCGGCATCGAGCACCACGAGCGGGCCGAGCACGCCGACACGTGGACCGTGCTGCGGCAGGAGGGCAGGCGGTTCCGGACCGGGCTGGAAGCGCTGCTCAACGGGGCCGGCCTGTTCCTCGCCGTGGTGCTCACGGCGGTCCTGCTGGCCGGGCGGAACCCGCTGCTGCTGTTGCTGCCCGTCGCGGCGGTGCCGCCCCTGCTCGCCGGCCGCGCGGCCGAGCGGGTGCTCGACCGGGCGAGGACGGCGACCGCCGAGCCGACCAGGGCGGCGCTCAACCTGTTCCACCTGGCCACGTCCGCCCGCCTGGCCGGCGAGCTGCGGGTGTCCCGGGTCCAGGGCGAGCTGCGCGCCCGGCACGGCCGGCTGTGGGCGGAGGCGACGCGGGGCCTGTGGCGCGCGCAGCTCACCGCGACGTGCCTGCGCGCGGCGGGGCAGGTCGTCTTCGCGGTCGCGTACGTCGCGGGCGTGCTGCTCGTGGTGCGCGACGCGATGGCCGGGCGGCGCGGCGTCGGCGACGTCGTGCTGGTGATCGTGCTCGCCGCCCAGGTCAACCAGCAGGTCGCCACGGCCGTCTCCCTCCTCCAGGACCTCCAGCGGATGGCGGGCGCGTACCGGCGACTCGCCGAGGTCACCGCGTCGGTGGCGGCGGACGCCCCGGCTCCGCGCCGCGGTTCGCCGCCCCGGCGGCTGCACGACGGGATCACGCTCGACGGCGTGGCGTTCACCTATCCCGGCACCGACGCCCCCGTGCTGCACCGGGTGGACCTGCACCTCCCCGCCGGGGCCACCGTCGCGGTCGTCGGCGGGAACGGCGCCGGCAAGTCGACCCTGGTCAAGCTGCTCTGCGGGTTCTACCGGCCCTCCGAGGGCCGGGTCCTGGTCGACGGGGCGGACCTGCACGGCACACGGGTCGACGAGTGGCGCGCGCGGATCGCCGCCGGGTTCCAGGACTTCGTCCGGTACGAGTTCCCGGTCCAGGAGGTCGTCGGCCTGGGCGACCTGCCCAGGGTGTCGTCGGAACCGGCCGTGCTCGCGGCGCTGGACCGCGCGGACGCCGCCGGCGTGCCGGCCGACCTGCCCGACGGCCTGCGCACCCACCTCGGCAAGAGCTACGCGGACGGCGTGGAGCTGTCCGGGGGCCAGTGGCAGAAGCTGGCGCTCGGCCGGGCGCTGATGCGCGAGGAGCCCCTGCTCCTGGTCCTCGACGAGCCGACGTCGGCGTTGGACCCCGAGGCGGAGCACGCCCTGTTCCAGCGGTACGCCGAGCACGCGAAGCGGGTCGCCGCCCGGACCGGCGGGATCACCGTCTTCGTGTCCCACCGGTTCTCCACGGTGCGCTCGGCCGACCTGATCGTCGTGGTCGAGGACGGCCGGGTGGTGGAGACGGGCGACCACGCGGCGCTCACCGCCGCCGGGGGCCTGTACGCGGAGCTGTTCGCGCTCCAGGCGAAGGCGTACGGCTGA
- a CDS encoding ABC transporter ATP-binding protein: MTGIGNRSWVRAAREQWAARRDIARLLPRAGGPLVAASVGVNLLLGCLPVVFTVATAVVLGRVPAAVDTGLDSGAWDSLVAVFGVAAGAFVARQLLSPVERALGELAARRVDGLVFDELMAASLRSPGLGPLEDQRALDALRTAAREVEFGVQSPGRAATGLLALIARYTELTGQAVAVGLVFSWPAAAALVVTVLLFRHGQRGGLRRYARSRSLLAAEQREIDYLRELAGGASAGKEIRVFGLADWLRGRLRDAHLRFLAPLWAERRAIYLWPFVRLSVVGLAVTCAVFAALGATAHGMTLTGFVLVATATLSLLRLAEHYPEADLPTAIGMRAHDAVRRFAEHVAEHDAEHDEAPGPAPRRAVPEPVGVIRFERVAFRYPGQPRAVFDGLDLTIPVGRRTAIVGVNGAGKTTLVKLLARLYEPTSGRITLDGVDIRAFPVDEWRAGIGVIFQDFVRYESSVADNVGFGAVDALDDRATIREVVDSVGLADAVARLPQGLDTPLARHLTGGAELSGGQWQRVALARALFALRHGARVVVLDEPTASLDVRAEAGFFEEFADLAEGATTLLISHRFSTVRHADVIVVLEHGRVTEQGGHAELLARGGRYAELFRLQADRFVDAVEGSVR; this comes from the coding sequence ATGACCGGCATCGGGAACCGCTCCTGGGTGCGCGCCGCGCGCGAGCAGTGGGCCGCACGACGGGACATCGCCCGGCTGCTCCCCCGCGCCGGAGGTCCGCTGGTCGCCGCCTCGGTGGGGGTGAACCTGCTGCTGGGCTGTCTGCCGGTGGTGTTCACCGTGGCGACGGCGGTGGTGCTCGGGCGGGTCCCCGCGGCCGTGGACACGGGGTTGGACTCCGGCGCCTGGGACTCGCTGGTGGCGGTGTTCGGCGTCGCGGCCGGCGCGTTCGTCGCCAGGCAGTTGCTCTCCCCGGTCGAGCGGGCCCTGGGCGAGTTGGCGGCGCGCCGCGTCGACGGCCTGGTGTTCGACGAGCTGATGGCCGCGTCGCTGCGCAGCCCGGGCCTCGGCCCGCTGGAGGACCAGCGGGCGCTCGACGCGCTCCGGACCGCCGCGCGCGAGGTGGAGTTCGGCGTGCAGAGCCCCGGCCGGGCGGCCACCGGCCTGCTCGCGCTGATCGCGCGGTACACCGAGCTGACCGGTCAGGCGGTGGCGGTGGGGCTGGTGTTCTCGTGGCCCGCGGCGGCGGCGCTGGTCGTCACCGTGCTGCTGTTCCGCCACGGCCAGCGCGGCGGGTTGCGCCGGTACGCGAGGAGCCGGTCCCTGCTCGCCGCCGAACAACGCGAGATCGACTACCTGCGCGAGCTGGCCGGCGGAGCCTCCGCCGGCAAGGAGATCCGGGTCTTCGGCCTGGCCGACTGGCTGCGGGGGCGCCTGCGGGACGCCCACCTCCGCTTCCTCGCGCCCCTCTGGGCCGAGCGCCGCGCCATCTACCTGTGGCCGTTCGTCCGGCTCTCGGTCGTGGGCCTCGCGGTCACCTGCGCGGTGTTCGCGGCGCTCGGCGCGACGGCGCACGGGATGACGCTCACCGGGTTCGTCCTCGTCGCGACGGCGACGCTGAGCCTGCTGCGGTTGGCCGAGCACTACCCGGAGGCGGACCTGCCGACCGCGATCGGCATGCGGGCGCATGACGCGGTGCGGCGGTTCGCCGAGCACGTCGCCGAGCACGACGCCGAGCACGACGAGGCCCCCGGCCCCGCGCCGCGGCGGGCCGTGCCCGAGCCGGTGGGCGTCATCCGGTTCGAGCGGGTGGCCTTCCGCTACCCCGGTCAGCCGCGGGCGGTGTTCGACGGCCTGGACCTGACGATCCCGGTCGGTCGCCGCACGGCGATCGTCGGCGTCAACGGCGCGGGCAAGACCACCCTGGTCAAGCTGCTCGCCAGGCTCTACGAGCCGACCTCCGGCCGGATCACGCTGGACGGCGTCGACATCCGCGCGTTCCCGGTCGACGAGTGGCGGGCCGGGATCGGCGTGATCTTCCAGGACTTCGTGCGGTACGAGTCCTCGGTCGCGGACAACGTCGGGTTCGGCGCCGTCGACGCGCTGGACGACCGGGCGACGATCCGCGAGGTCGTCGACTCCGTCGGCCTGGCGGACGCCGTGGCCCGCCTCCCGCAGGGGCTGGACACGCCGTTGGCGCGGCACCTCACCGGCGGCGCGGAGCTGTCCGGCGGCCAGTGGCAGCGCGTCGCGCTCGCGCGGGCCCTGTTCGCGCTGCGCCACGGCGCGCGGGTCGTGGTGCTGGACGAACCGACGGCGAGCCTGGACGTGCGCGCGGAGGCCGGCTTCTTCGAGGAGTTCGCCGACCTCGCCGAGGGCGCCACCACCCTGCTGATCTCCCACCGGTTCTCGACCGTGCGGCACGCCGACGTCATCGTCGTCCTGGAGCACGGCCGGGTCACCGAGCAGGGCGGCCACGCGGAGCTGCTGGCCCGCGGCGGGCGCTACGCGGAGCTGTTCCGGCTCCAAGCCGACCGGTTCGTCGACGCGGTGGAGGGGTCGGTCCGGTGA
- a CDS encoding glycosyltransferase family 2 protein, with protein MGSSLRCTVIIPTYNRRRLLELTLDALAKQDLPRDRFEVLVVDDGSGDGTEAAVRGFGDRLDLRYFHQPDEGYRVARARNIGIRHARGEVCVFVDSGVLLHSASLSAHVAAHEAAAEPLALNGYVYCFNLDNEDARLIREVVDVDDVDSTTAHLARTASWPDVREPFYTRHSDDFGHLPAPWLMYWTCHASARTEQVRSVGMYDEAFRQWGGEDLDLAYRLHRDGARFGVLREAASIHYPHEKDHGENSRSALENYRYIVDKYRTPIIRLLVEEPPIRFSAFNDVVAERGLPRCGEHLARSGSSGG; from the coding sequence GTGGGTAGCTCGTTGCGCTGCACCGTGATCATCCCGACCTACAACAGGAGGCGATTACTGGAACTGACGCTCGACGCGCTCGCCAAGCAAGACCTGCCGCGTGACCGGTTCGAGGTGCTGGTCGTCGACGACGGCTCCGGCGACGGCACGGAAGCGGCGGTGCGGGGGTTCGGGGACCGCCTCGATCTCCGGTACTTCCACCAGCCCGATGAGGGCTACCGGGTCGCGCGGGCGCGCAACATCGGCATCCGGCACGCCCGCGGCGAGGTCTGCGTCTTCGTCGACTCCGGTGTGCTGCTCCACTCGGCGAGCCTGAGCGCGCACGTCGCCGCCCACGAGGCCGCCGCGGAACCGTTGGCGCTGAACGGGTACGTGTACTGCTTCAACCTCGACAACGAGGACGCCCGGCTCATCCGCGAGGTCGTGGACGTCGACGACGTCGACTCGACCACCGCGCACCTGGCCCGGACGGCGTCGTGGCCGGACGTGCGCGAACCCTTCTACACCCGGCACTCCGACGACTTCGGCCACCTCCCGGCCCCCTGGTTGATGTACTGGACCTGCCACGCGTCCGCGCGCACGGAGCAGGTGCGCTCGGTCGGCATGTACGACGAGGCGTTCCGGCAGTGGGGCGGGGAGGACCTCGACCTCGCCTATCGGCTGCACCGCGACGGCGCCCGGTTCGGCGTGCTCCGGGAAGCCGCCTCCATCCACTACCCGCACGAGAAGGACCACGGCGAGAACAGCAGGTCCGCCCTGGAGAACTACCGCTACATCGTGGACAAGTACCGGACCCCGATCATCCGGCTGCTGGTCGAGGAACCCCCGATCCGCTTCTCCGCGTTCAACGACGTCGTCGCGGAACGCGGTCTGCCCCGGTGCGGCGAGCACCTGGCGCGGTCGGGGTCGTCGGGGGGATGA
- a CDS encoding GNAT family N-acetyltransferase encodes MHGHPTPLTWRPLTPEDARASADLLNAIEAVDRIGEHYTEQDTLQELVDPCADLERASLAAFDGEVMVGYVKIRHKPTADEVHRVFLDGGVHPAHRGRGVGAALVDAGVAAAKVVHALHHPGAKLVVDVHKCEHIAGVADLVGSRGFAPVRHYLRMEHPLGDAVPDTAVPDGLRVEPWSERVDEDFRSVRNESFRDHWGATPMPVDSWRNKVVNQTFRPEVSFLLRDVATGTPVGVLVTLCWEADTVATGVRDAHFTIVGTLPGHRRRGVAGALVGHALRVAEDRGYDRASLSVDSAGSSGAPTLFGKAGFTPTTRYVRWALEV; translated from the coding sequence ATGCACGGACACCCCACCCCGCTCACGTGGCGGCCGCTCACCCCGGAGGACGCCAGGGCGTCGGCCGACCTCCTCAACGCCATCGAGGCCGTCGACCGGATCGGCGAGCACTACACCGAGCAGGACACCCTCCAGGAACTGGTCGACCCCTGCGCGGACCTGGAGCGCGCGAGCCTCGCCGCGTTCGACGGCGAGGTGATGGTGGGCTACGTGAAGATCCGCCACAAGCCCACCGCGGACGAGGTGCACCGGGTCTTCCTGGACGGCGGGGTGCACCCCGCCCACCGCGGCCGGGGCGTCGGCGCCGCGCTCGTGGACGCGGGGGTGGCCGCGGCGAAGGTGGTGCACGCGCTGCACCACCCGGGGGCGAAGCTCGTGGTCGACGTCCACAAGTGCGAGCACATCGCCGGCGTGGCCGACCTCGTCGGCTCCCGGGGTTTCGCGCCGGTCCGCCACTACCTGCGCATGGAGCACCCGCTCGGTGACGCGGTCCCCGACACGGCGGTCCCCGACGGGCTGCGCGTCGAGCCGTGGTCCGAGCGCGTCGACGAGGACTTCCGGTCGGTGCGCAACGAGTCGTTCCGCGACCACTGGGGCGCGACGCCGATGCCCGTGGACTCCTGGCGGAACAAGGTCGTCAACCAGACGTTCCGCCCCGAGGTGAGCTTCCTGCTCCGCGACGTCGCGACCGGGACCCCCGTGGGCGTGCTGGTGACCCTGTGCTGGGAGGCGGACACGGTGGCCACCGGCGTCCGCGACGCGCACTTCACGATCGTCGGGACGCTCCCGGGGCACCGGCGTCGGGGCGTTGCCGGAGCGCTGGTCGGGCACGCGCTGCGGGTCGCCGAGGACCGGGGCTACGACCGGGCGAGCCTGAGCGTGGACTCGGCCGGTTCTTCCGGGGCGCCGACCCTCTTCGGGAAGGCCGGTTTCACACCGACGACGCGGTACGTGCGCTGGGCCCTGGAGGTCTGA